The window taaaactgttaaaGAACTAAAGGAAAGAGATGACCCTGCACAGGAACATGAAGAGAGTATCAGTAGGGATGCGGTTGCATTGGCCAGTCTACAAGAACAATATGCAGCATTGCAACTAAGTTTTCAAACCTCAACAAAAAGGTTAGAGGAAAGAAATGCAAGACTGACAGAACAGAATGGCCTCCCAAGAAACTAGTCAGGGTCTGGCTGCACAGCTACCTACTCGTCCATCACCGTTACCTGCTTCACCAGCAACACAGCCCCCTGAAGTGACTATACGCAGGGAATTTAGAATCAGTGGCCAAATTGCGGGAACGGGGTCAGGAAGACAAACTGTCATACTCCAACTTGATTCATCAAATCGAAATGGGGACTTAAAAAGAATCACAGCGAAGCTGAAATTATTGAAGCTGTTGTTAGGGCCATAAGCCCAGGCCTAAGTCTCCGTGATATGTTGGAGATTAAAACCAGACCTTACCCTCATGCAGCTTCGTACCATACTGAGGGACACTACAAGGAGGATAGTTCTACTGACCTCTATCATCGTCTGATAAATATCACTCAAGGAAGTAATGAGTCCCCACAGAACTTTCTATTTAGGGCAATCCGAGCTGAAAGAAAGACTCCTAGCATCATCAAGGGAGCCAGGGACAGATGAACAATACAGTGTCGAACTGATTCAGAAAAGTTTCTGCCGAGCCGGTTGGCACAGGTCTGATTAGCGACAATGTGAAATACCAGATCAAACCCTACCCTGGATGATCCCAGCAGTCACTGACGATGTGCTGATTGCAAAAGACAAATGAAGCGGCCAGCCTTTGAGTGGGAAGGCAACAAAAAATTCAGAAAGACCACCCGAGAAATGAAAGTAAGAGAGATAAAAGCAGAGGCACAGTCAGTGCAAGACGGCAGCAGTTGTGCAGGGTGGGCAAGACCAGCCATTCTCCACCTCGACAAAAGGTAAAGCTGCTAAAGCACCAGCAACAGTGACACGCAAGGAAACTGAGCTGTTTGATATTCATCAATCAACTAAAAGGGGAAATAGCTGAAATAAAAGGAGTTATTCGTGAGTCGGCCACCGACCTGGCTCCCTCACACCGCCCAAGTCTCAAACGTGGCTGCAGGGATTGTCAGGACAGCAATAGAGGAGAAAACTGCGACCACTGCTTCAAATGTGGACAAAGTGGGCATTTGTCTAGGGGTATGCCGCACCCGGGAGAAACACTTCCAGACAGGGCAGAAGCAGATTGGTATGTCAGGCTAGGCACGGTGAACCCACGCCCGTCACCCTCTTTTGCAGCTACTAAACCCAAGGTGAGCCAACAAACAAGATGTTCACAAACTCTTGAGGGACAGTATAAACATtggaagacaaaaacaagcagcCGCCACAACCAGATAAGAGGAATGAAGCGGTTTCCGTCAGCCTCCTCTCCCCAAACGAGAGCCCAGCCTCCTCAATCTATAGGGAGGAAGCACCTGATCACCTGCCTGCTTGAGGGAGTAAAAACCGCTAGCGTTGTGGGACCACGGGATCACAGGTTTGTCTCTAATATGAAAAATGGAGACAACCAGAACATCCCCACACCTCAAAGTTAGGAGTTTAACTGAAATCATTGGGCCTGGTATATTAGATGGGAGGGCAGTAAACCAGACACCAATCCCATTTTCCGGGTGGGTTGAAATCAAATTCAGGTTGCCCACAGAAGAGGCTGCACAGTTAGAACTTCTCGTGCCAGTATTAGTAGCTCAGGAAGACGGGGTGGCGGAGGACCAATAATTGGCTTCAACGTGATTGAATACATGCTAGAGAGGGGAATAGAGCCACCTCGTGCTGTAACAGAAGCTGTTAGCACAGCATTCTCCATTGACTGTAAGAAAGCTGAGGTCTTTATAAAGGTGATGAAGAGTGGAGACGATGGGCTAGGTGAGGGCAGAGTGAAAACTGGGAGAGAATTAATGAGTATCCCACCTGGTCAGACAAGAGTGGTCAAGTGTAGTGTGAGAGCAGGCCCACTCCCAGCAGGTCAGGATGTACTGTTCGAGCCCAGCCCTACCCTCAGATGCCAGAGGATTGGAGGTGCAAGAGGGCGTTGTCCAATTTACAGCAAGGCAGGTGGTCCCGTATGAGCCTCCCAGTCACTAATACCAAAGCTTATGAGATCATACTGCCTCCGACTGTTTTTTGGGACAAACTCAGAGGGTTCGAACTATTTACCCagcaaacacagtgacagtggaAATAGAACAAATGGGACAAACAAGATCTACGTAGAAGCAACAGCTACACCTCCAGCTAGCCAAATTGGGGAacaggaaaacagaaacaagaagcaCAGTGAAGTGTTTGGGACCCCCCAGTTCCCCTCGACCATCTCTCTCCGGCACAGCAGCTGAAGATCAGGCAGCTATTAAGGGAGGAGAGTAATGCCTTTGCTCGTGATGAACACGATGTTGGCAATATCCCCTCACTGCAGCTTAAGATCCGCCTCAGCGACCCCACACCTGTTCGCCGAACATATACATCAGTGCCTAAGCCACTTCATAAAGAAGTAAAAGAATATTTGGAAGACTTGCTGAATAGAGGGTGGATAAAGAAATCAAAATCCCCCTACTCCAGCCCCATCGTATGTGTGCGAAAAAAGGATGGCGGCCTCCGCTTGTGCTGCGACTATAGGGAGCTAAATACGAAGTCAATCCCGGACGCGCCATCCATACCCCGCATACAGGATATGCTCAACACATTGAAGGAAGCTCCTGGTTCTCGGTCTTAGCCAAGGGAAGGCTTATCACCAGGGCTTCCTGGAAGAGTCAAGTCGCCCTCTCACAGCATTCATCACACCCTGGGGATTGTATGAATGGGTAAGAATTCCTTTTGGGCTGTCGTCTGCACCGGCAGAGTTTCAGAGGTCGATGGAAGAATGCCTTGCAGGCTGCGGGACGACACATGTCTGCCTTACTTGGATGACAACCTTGTTCATTCAAAAACATTTGAGGACCACTTAAATGATCTTAAAGCAGGTCCTGCAGCGTTATCAGAGCCATGGAGTGAAATTAACACCCAGGAAATGTGAACTGTTCAAAAATCAGGTGGAGTTCCTGGGAGGTTGGTAACTCAAGATGGTCACACCATGGACCCCGCCTGACATTGCGCCTGTCCAAGCCTTAAAACAAAGGAACCCCACCACCATTGGGAAGTGAGGAAGCTGTTGGGATTCATCTCATACTATCGCAACTATATTCCTAACTTTCCGCGCATTGCAAAGCCACTCTATGACCTGCTCTCTTCAGAAAAGCCAGGGGAAGGGAGAGACAGGAagtcaaaacacaacaaaaagacaaagaatcaAGGGGTCAGCTACCATCCTCTCACCCAGTGCATGGTAGATCTCTCTCCCACGTAGTGTTTTCATTGgaagaaatgtttcgtcactcatccaagcgaCTCCTtgagtctcagctgactgcaggtttccccaatctataaacagcacatttgcacaatgactgaaactagcaccactgaatgaacaatgaaaACGGGacaacctgcagtcagctgagacagaAGAAGCCACTTGTATGAATGACGAAGCATTTCTCCCACTAAAagcgctacgtccagatgaacagaccACTCAGAAGTTGTGATTTGGTACAGATGTATGAAGACAGTCATTCTTCCATGGTCTCGGCAGACTGAGTCCGTCTTGTCACATTTAAGAGAGCTCTCACTTTCCAGAGGGCATCATTTGTTTACCCTGATCAGAGACATTAGGATCATTTGCTACTTTGAAGGACTGCCTAAATTTAAGGAATCTGTCTTGACTTCTTGAATTGGCTGGAACTATTATATCCAGATCCTAGAATATCTGAGTCATGCTGTTAGCAAAGATAagttgaaaaatattttcagcttcatttcCTCCTGTGTTCCTCCAGTTTTCCTCCAGTGACTACCTCCTCGTGTTTTCTTATTTCAACGATATAGCAAGGTTTCTTCCTGCCCTTCAGgggtttgtgtttatttatttaaatacctAATTTAAATGTtcctcagtttagttttgttatctttgtttttcctagTTTTGTAAATATGCCTTAATAAAAAATACTCTGACTTAATCTCAGTTTTGTCTCCTTTTGTCTGCGTTTGGTTTCTCATAAAATCACTGTTATGGACTGTTGTGAACTTTATCTGTCTCTGATTTTTCCATGCCTTAAGTTTTTACTGTCTTGCAAATCTTTCATCTCAACACCAAAactaattttactttttatgctttcttttatttgtttttcatttgtttttaatttatcaagATTACAGCTGAGCATCAATTGCAATGGATCCAACAATGGCATCGTCACTCAGGAAAACACTCCAGTGGGATCTAAGATTGTTTGTGACAAGGACAGGAGTGTCATCTCTGTGACCCCGGAGCTTTTCAAAATCTTTATAAAAGTATGTTATTCCTAAACACAGGAACCGGTCTTGTAATTTGTTGTTTATGAATGAACTAGTATGAAGACAAAATTTGCTGCATGTTTCATGCCTCTGTTGTTCTTCAAATTTTCAAACATGACTTGACTACGTTTTGTCATCATCCTTAAGGGATTAAATCACATCAGTTCCTGAATACAATGAGTAGTTGTCTTTCACACACTGTATGTTACAAGCACTGtaaatgttgctctttgttattTATAATCTGCTGATGTCACTTCCAGGAGAATCCTTTCTCAAAAAAGAGATGGGACACTTGTTCAATTGTTGGGAGCGGTGGGATTCTAACAAACAGCGGCTGTGGAAAAATGATTGAttcagctgattttgttattagGTGAGAAAGATGTTCACTGTAAGGAATGGAAATCGTGATGAGGACTCTTCTCTCTGAAAGtaatatttcatgttatttcaggTGCAACCTTCCTCCTCTGGAAAATGAATTTCACAATGATGTCGGCAGGAAGACTAACCTTGTGACAGCAAACCCAAGCATCTTCATGCATAAGTGAGCAATTAATGAACCCGACATTGAACTGACTTGTTAGTTTATGTCTTGTTGCTTTAAGTCATGCATTAATTTGCAGGTATGGGTCACTGACGGGACGTCGTGGGGCGTTTGCAGACAGTCTCCAACAGTATGGCAACTCCCTGCTTCTCTTTCCTTGCTTCTCCTATGGTGGTACTCGCCCAGCGTGTCAGCGGGCTGTGTATGCCATTGAGGACATGGATATCCCTATCCAACCAATCTTCATAAACCCTAGGTATCTCGAAAGACTGGTCATATTCTGGGAATCTCTGGGGTTAAAGGAATATCGACCTAGCACTGGATTATATATGACTACCCTGGCACTGGAATTTTGTGAAACGGTGCATTTGTATGGATTCTGGCCATTTAGTAATCACCCAGATAAACTCTTTCCCCTGACTAACCACTACTATGATAATGTACCCTATAATAGGAAAGTCCATGCAATGCCAAATGAGTTTTCCCACTTGGTGGAGCTGCATAATAAGGGCGTGCTCAAGCTTCACCTTGGAGACTGTAAATCAGATCAGGTCTAGTTTGAATTTTGCAATAACAAAAGAATATGTTCAAGTATCCAACTGAGAGGCCAAGACATTTGCACTCAAATCCAAACGTATTAGAGAGATGTACACTACTTATTATTTCAACAgtctttcttttaattattgttCCATTTCATGTGTTagaaataagttttttttttgctaaagtttctttttaacaacATTTGCAGTGCATGGTCATGATAAAGTTGATACACTCCTCGTTAGGAGGGTACAATACGCTACAAGAAAATAGAGACTTTAGATAGAAATTGAGAAATCACCATTTGCTTTTAAGCCACTACTTCTGTTACAACCTTTATATTACTCTGCTAGTGGTCACTTTTGGTTCTGCAACAAAGACAATTCTCTGCAGCACTGACTGTTGACACTTTCAAACATAAACACTTTCAAGCATTtgtaaaaggttaaaaatgtgtgtttaagcCAGAAATATGAGTTAAACTAATAGTTAAAAAGTTAAGGGATAAGAAGCAGGAGATCGCAGCAGACGGACGCccgtccctgagcctggttctgctggaggtttcttcctgttaaaagggagtttttccttcccactgttgccaaagtgctgctcataaggggtcatatgattgttgggtttttcaccatatgtattattataggatatactgtacaatataaagcgccttgaggcgactgttgtggtttggtgctatataaataaaattgaattgaatagaatagaagagCATTCATAACTTATGGGGATTTAAGTTCAGTTCATGTCTTcaaacaaggtaaaaaaaaatggacacccccgttatatttttttgtgcttattaTGTCTTATTATATTTGCTGAATCACGGTTATCCGCTACACTTTACATGTTCTATGGCATTACTTAAAGATACCACTAGATGGCGCCTAATGCTCAGGAGGAACGTAAACCCTCTTTGGAGGCAAATCTGCAGAATAAATCCTGCAGTTGAAACTGTAAACAAGCTCATGATCTGTGCCTCTTTATTTTAATGCACAGCTGCAGGATCTAGGATTGCACACCTCCCAGCCACCTGTCAGACCAGGGGGCACAACACAGTCAACTTATCAATTCTAAATCCACATAAGATTTACAGTTTCAAGACTTTGAAAGTACTGATAGAATTGTTTACCTGTGAGCCTGCAGTACATTGCATTTGTTACGATGCAGCTAAAGAGTCAACTGTCACAGCAAGCTAGCTTTCACTAGATTGTTCTTTAAAACATACAGATGTGGCTCTGATCCATTTGTTGTCAGTTTTTATGACAGGCACAGATTCATCATTGtctttatcagaatcagaatcgtgtttattggccaagtatatgtgcagacacatacagggaatttggttccggtagatggtggctctcaagcacagcaatgtaaatctcacacacacaagtgtctatatatacacattacacacatacacaaagctatgtaaaccaactataaataacgaatctaaacttatatacataaaatacagaaatgaatgaggtggaatgaatactacaaaatgtacataaggtgcagctgcagtctggcagtgggagcagtgtgacaggtcaactgttaagaagggagatggcgaggggaaagaaactgttcctgtttcgggtggtcctggtctgcaggcaaTCAGCCATagaagtttaaaagaaaatctataCCCTGTGTCCACAGACACTGAAAAACACGCTAAGATGAATGTGTGCAGCTGCATAATTCGAAAGATATAATACTATGGTGGCATGCTTAGTTTGAATAACAACTGAAGTCtcataaattcaatttccttGAATCAAAATGTACAAATAGACACGCACAGTTTGTTcgaaatatatttgttttagtctttagcatttacatttttaaaggttttttttttaataaaaaatcttttttgctGTTGAATTGATTTTCTTGTCTCACAAAAGTTGTGTGACTGTAACTCCATGTAAAGAACAGAAGATATCTACTAATCGGTTATACAAGTAATTGTTATCTGGGGTGTTGGGTGGACGGATTCGAGACCCTCAGCTGGACTGCagtggttggactggtggacTACTACTGCTCTGATGGAAACTCTGGAAAGACAAACATCATTATGTcaatttaaaaggtttaaacaCAGTTcttggtgttttctttttcctgctccACTAATTAAAGAAAGTGCATCTCAGCTTTTTCAATACTGACGCAAAACCCCAAAATATGCTGCGCCAAAAACCGGTCTGCCCCAAGAATCGAGCGCCCCGGCACAAATGCCAAAACGTCACAGTCTATATATggctacaggccagtggacactctttcaatgatgaggatgtacacatgaAAGCTGGTTTGAGCAGAAAGTCATGGAcaccatttatgtgaaaagagcctaagggtacatctgtcaccatcttacaatgctgtgattgcagccattccccaactctctgtgaatggcactcatggccattgatcagtgtcCTTTTGATACTGACTAAAATATCAACGTGCTGGGATCTTGTTCTGATTCGGAACAATGACAGAGACAAAGGAGAGAAGCCGCACCTGTTGACTTtgatttctttctcttgtctttcacgATTTGTGAATAAgtggtgtttttttcctcactgttGAGTAGAGTGCATACCGATTTATCCCTGcggaacaaaacacacagaggacatcAATGCAAGTTATACAGCCTGAAAGCTACCTCTGCGGCTGATTTGAATAAGATACAAAAATCATTCATGTCCTTTATCTATATCTATGCGTTCCTTTTAGTATCAGTCAATTTACATCTGTATATAAAAAGCTGGAGAGGCTGAGGACGATGGACTAAATTCTGGAGGCTCGTGTCTATTAATAAAAAAGCACTGGAGTGTTTTCATCAGAAACTGGAATCCACAGagctgttagtttcctgttaaTCATAGGCTAAAAACAATAGATGCTCCCTGTTATGGTTcatcaacaaacacacaacaactaCTTTtgacctgtttaaaaaaatacttagcGCTTTATGCTCAAGTGGGGTCTGGAGACTATCCCAGGCTGAGTGTGAAAGATGCGATACAAAACAGACTGTAGCAAGACAAACTATCCACACTCAATCACAATCACTCGAGAATCACAAATAACTTCACTCGTATGTCTTAGGCAGTGGGACTAAGCTGGAGCGCCCagagaaaacccacacagacacaaggaGAATGATGTAAAcagaaaggtcaaaggtcaattGGCGGCCAAAAGGTAGCTGAAGGATGAgctatttgtttatttgagtgatttatttattcgattcagtaaaaggactagatgttgtAGTCCAtgataatgcattgctttaaatggCGAGAATCTTGAGGGATGCctgttatgaggaaaggcagcccaGAGACATCGTTGTGTGCCTCAACTTTCCGTCTTTAAGGCTAATCTGCCATTTTTAGGGGGATTAGATTTCTGATCTAGattatcatatttaagatttgGGACACATCGCCAGTActggaccttggattcatcgggtgtttcggccattatcactagacaccctcatcaataataataataataatggatactttattgatccccatggggaaattacttgctttttctctgcatttgacccattcactcagtgaagcagtgggcagcccactaagcaggcgcccggggagcagtgtgtagggacggtatcttgctcaggggtacctcagggtagccgttaagtggattcgaaccgccgaccttccgatcatggggcgaccactttacctactgagctatccctgcccctaagGAGGAGTAAAATAACACTATTATGACAGAAgagtttgatgtttttattgatcTGCACCATGTTCTTCATAAATGTGTCCCACAGTCTCCTGGAGGAGTGAGTCAGGTTTAcagtgtgacagaagaaggttactgaccttggtttgtcgtgcagctcagcagtgagaaaTTAAACTTAACACAGTTAAACTCAGTTTTTACATTGAAGAAGACAGGAGAGGCatgaaaaacacagagtgaacttacagagcagacacagcagagACGTTTCCTCCATCCTACTACTCAGTGATATCAAACCAACACTCAGTTCACAGTCGCTTTGAGTAAATCGCTGctctttctcttctcctttCACTTTGACTGGCTGTCAGTGTTGTGGTTCTCTCTCCATTGAACATCATgagaaagtttctgtttttggcatcaataaattttaaaacctaCAGAACCTGAAGGCAACACAAGCACATGTGTGATGCTTTCATTTACTGTCCTATTGCCTCTGAgggtagtttgtgtgtgtgtgtgtggctcttttgttcaaaaaataaaataaaattatgatgaTATATTAATACACTGATTTGATTAATTCTGTGTGAGATTTACAGAAACAGGTTGTGTCTCTCTGTAGTTAATAGAAGGACATGATCAGGAGGTGTTCCTGTTTCAACCTTCTCTTTGTTTCAACCACTGACTTCTGATGAGAAAGTGTTTAGATGAACAACATCAAACCACATCCCAACCTCTGgctaaagtgtgtgtgttcagcctGCATGTTGTGAAATCCTGCTGGACACGTCCCAGAGAACCCACAGCACACTGTTAGTGTAACTTCAGGGTAAAACACAGCCAGAGTCAGACATTATCTCACCAAAATGACCAGGAAACAATGTGTGAGGTGTGTTTCTTATATCTGCAATAGAAATGGTCACAGTCACTGACTGAATGTGTTTCACTGTCTTGGTGGGCGgggcatgtttccaggtctgggACCCTGCATTCTCACGCTGTATAATCTGCTGCTGTCACTTCATTCGGCTTGGTGCTCTCCTGCCTGCCATTGTGTAATAATGACTCTTAGCTTCtttgtttgttgatgttttctgtTCCATAAATCTGTCTGATACAACACCCTATGTGACCGATCTCCTTTCCTCACTCGATTAGTTTCTATTTCGGTGTGATTAAAAAGCAGTATGTCCAAAACCAACAACAGGCCACCAGGAAACAGATTTAAATGCTGCTCTGAGAGTCCTGACagagactagaaagagagagcatatttctcctgttttggcttcccttcattggcttcctgttaaatccagaattgaattcaaatcctgctcctcacatacaaggtcttaaataatcaggccccatcttatcttaatgaccttgtagtaccatatcaccctattagagcacttcgctctcgcactgcaggcctacttgttgttcctagagtatttaaagtagaatgggaggcagagccttcagttttcaggcccctcttctgtggaaccagcttccagtttggattcaggagacagacactatctctgcttaaaactttcctttttggtaaagcatatagttagggctggatcaggtgaccctgaatcctcccttagttatgctgcaattgACATAGGCTgtcgggggattcccatgatgcattgagtttttcctttccagtcacctttctcactcactatgtgttaattgTCCTCTCTGCATTAAATCATACTTGCTATTAATCTCTGGATCTTTTCCACAGCATGTATTTTATCCTGTCTTTCTCCCCTCACCCTCAACTGGTCACagtcctccctgagcctggctctgctggaggtctcttactgttttccttccctttgttgccaagtgcttgatCATAGGGGTGTAGCATCCCCGGTTGAAAAGATGG of the Astatotilapia calliptera unplaced genomic scaffold, fAstCal1.2 U_scaffold_1, whole genome shotgun sequence genome contains:
- the LOC113017299 gene encoding alpha-2,8-sialyltransferase 8E-like, which translates into the protein MAPLTSTSSSRGQTQDSGQLHSNQRHGPWLRRTVAAGARRIRLSHPHPSGAVVLENKFNVLDPMDFPPLATSPRHPTVLLRSAPSPSLCPLSRGGCKLTAESCALPRLLGEEDPQRGYLGVTHVFRLAHLHLNAPGAAARASQMASSPRWHLLSPRWSSRIPSSGTFAELHRPNPQRSAPKPSELCKGCKEVIDEVKKLYNPTWKKHEENYHRFRLQLSINCNGSNNGIVTQENTPVGSKIVCDKDRSVISVTPELFKIFIKENPFSKKRWDTCSIVGSGGILTNSGCGKMIDSADFVIRCNLPPLENEFHNDVGRKTNLVTANPSIFMHKYGSLTGRRGAFADSLQQYGNSLLLFPCFSYGGTRPACQRAVYAIEDMDIPIQPIFINPRYLERLVIFWESLGLKEYRPSTGLYMTTLALEFCETVHLYGFWPFSNHPDKLFPLTNHYYDNVPYNRKVHAMPNEFSHLVELHNKGVLKLHLGDCKSDQV